In Nocardioides sp. InS609-2, a single genomic region encodes these proteins:
- a CDS encoding glycosyl hydrolase family 18 protein — translation MKRLHVAALAVVMAAMLIPVLFASTASTASTASTASTASAASAAACPAAWSASKVYVSGDVAAYNGRQYSAKWWTQGDTPGSADVWADQGVCGADTPTPTPPASGTCPAAWSPSKVYVGGDAAAYNGRKYSAKWWTQGDTPGSSDVWADSGACGAGTPTPTPTPTPTPTPTPTPTPTPTPTPTPTPTPGTGSSKVVGYFTNWGTYGRNYNVKDIETSGSAAKMTHILYAFGNVQGGKCTIGDAYADYDKAFTAANSVDGVADTWNQPLRGNFNQLRKLKAMHPNIKVIWSFGGWTWSGGFGEASRNAAAFAKSCHDLVEDPRWADVFDGIDIDWEYPNACGLTCDTSGRSSFPTMMRALRTEFGNDLVTAAITADGTTGGKIDAADYGGAAQYVNWYMPMTYDYFGAWDKDGPTAPHSPLRSYPGMPQAGFDSDTAIQKLKSLGVPANKLLSGIGFYGRGWTGVTQAAPGGSATGPAPGTYETGIEDYKVLKTRCPATATIAGTAYGFCNGEWWGYDTPSTIRAKMDYAKGQGLGGAFFWELSGDTSNGELVGAIRGGLG, via the coding sequence ATGAAGCGACTACACGTGGCGGCACTGGCCGTTGTCATGGCAGCAATGCTCATCCCGGTGCTGTTCGCATCCACCGCATCCACCGCATCCACCGCATCCACCGCATCCACCGCATCAGCTGCATCAGCTGCCGCCTGCCCGGCTGCCTGGAGTGCGAGCAAGGTCTACGTCAGCGGAGACGTGGCGGCGTACAACGGGCGCCAATATTCCGCGAAGTGGTGGACCCAGGGCGATACGCCTGGTTCGGCTGACGTCTGGGCGGACCAGGGTGTCTGCGGTGCCGACACTCCGACGCCCACGCCGCCCGCAAGCGGCACCTGCCCGGCCGCCTGGAGCCCGAGCAAGGTCTACGTCGGCGGAGATGCGGCGGCGTACAACGGGCGCAAGTACTCCGCGAAGTGGTGGACCCAAGGCGATACGCCCGGTTCGTCCGATGTGTGGGCGGACAGCGGTGCCTGCGGTGCCGGCACCCCGACACCGACTCCGACACCCACACCGACACCGACTCCGACTCCGACACCCACACCGACACCCACACCGACACCGACTCCGACGCCGACTCCGGGCACCGGGAGTTCCAAGGTGGTCGGATACTTCACGAACTGGGGCACCTACGGCCGCAACTACAACGTCAAGGACATCGAGACCTCCGGGTCGGCGGCGAAGATGACACACATCCTCTACGCGTTCGGCAACGTCCAGGGCGGCAAGTGCACGATCGGCGACGCCTATGCCGACTACGACAAGGCGTTCACCGCAGCCAACAGCGTGGATGGCGTCGCCGACACGTGGAACCAGCCGTTGCGCGGGAACTTCAACCAGCTCCGGAAGCTCAAGGCGATGCACCCGAACATCAAGGTGATCTGGTCGTTCGGCGGCTGGACCTGGTCCGGCGGCTTCGGTGAGGCGTCGCGGAACGCGGCTGCCTTCGCCAAGTCGTGCCACGACCTCGTCGAGGACCCCCGTTGGGCTGATGTGTTCGACGGCATCGACATCGACTGGGAGTACCCGAATGCTTGCGGCCTGACCTGCGACACGAGTGGTCGCAGCTCCTTCCCGACCATGATGAGGGCGCTCCGGACGGAGTTCGGAAACGACCTCGTCACCGCGGCCATCACCGCTGACGGAACGACGGGCGGGAAGATCGATGCTGCGGACTACGGTGGCGCCGCCCAGTACGTCAACTGGTACATGCCGATGACCTACGACTACTTCGGTGCCTGGGACAAGGACGGACCGACGGCTCCGCACTCTCCCCTGCGGTCCTACCCGGGCATGCCCCAGGCCGGTTTCGACTCCGACACCGCGATCCAGAAGCTGAAGAGTCTTGGGGTGCCGGCGAACAAGCTGCTGTCCGGCATCGGCTTCTACGGTCGGGGATGGACCGGCGTGACCCAGGCCGCCCCTGGCGGCTCGGCCACCGGACCGGCCCCCGGCACCTACGAGACCGGCATCGAGGACTACAAGGTCCTCAAGACCAGGTGCCCGGCCACCGCCACGATCGCCGGGACCGCCTACGGCTTCTGCAACGGTGAATGGTGGGGCTACGACACCCCGTCCACGATCCGCGCCAAGATGGACTATGCCAAGGGCCAGGGCCTCGGCGGAGCGTTCTTCTGGGAGCTGTCGGGTGACACCAGCAATGGTGAGCTCGTCGGTGCCATCCGCGGAGGTCTCGGCTGA
- a CDS encoding ABC transporter ATP-binding protein — MTDFAVDVRDLHVRFGEVEAVSGVDLHARAGRATALLGRNGAGKSTTMRVLAGVVPPTAGQALVLGHDVRTETLTVKRLIGYCPDVGGLVPRATPWEHLQLSARLRRMPDWEAEARELLERFELGDAAHRVTAGFSHGMGRRLSVILAAFHRPDVLLLDEPFDGVDPIGVEATFEVIADARARGACVLLSTHLRDLAVQACETAIVLRGGALVAELGAGDLSGEAGADAYRALLD, encoded by the coding sequence GTGACTGACTTCGCCGTCGACGTACGCGACCTCCACGTGCGCTTCGGCGAGGTGGAGGCCGTGTCCGGAGTCGACCTGCACGCCCGCGCCGGGCGGGCGACCGCGCTCCTGGGGCGCAACGGTGCGGGGAAGTCGACCACCATGCGCGTGCTCGCCGGCGTGGTGCCGCCGACTGCAGGTCAGGCGCTCGTGCTGGGCCACGACGTACGCACCGAGACGCTGACCGTGAAGCGGCTCATCGGCTACTGCCCCGACGTCGGCGGGCTCGTGCCGCGCGCGACGCCGTGGGAGCACCTCCAGCTGTCCGCCCGGCTGCGCAGGATGCCCGACTGGGAGGCCGAGGCGCGCGAGCTGCTCGAGCGCTTCGAGCTCGGCGACGCCGCGCACCGGGTCACTGCCGGCTTCAGCCACGGGATGGGTCGCCGGTTGTCGGTGATCCTCGCGGCGTTCCACCGCCCCGACGTACTCCTCCTCGACGAGCCCTTCGACGGCGTCGACCCGATCGGCGTCGAGGCCACCTTCGAGGTCATCGCCGACGCGCGGGCCCGCGGCGCGTGCGTGCTGCTGTCCACCCACCTGCGCGACCTCGCCGTCCAGGCCTGCGAGACCGCCATCGTGCTGCGCGGCGGCGCTCTCGTCGCCGAGCTCGGGGCCGGGGACCTCTCGGGGGAGGCCGGGGCCGATGCCTACCGCGCACTCCTGGACTGA
- a CDS encoding M20 family metallopeptidase translates to MHPRLVQARELQSWMVTHRRQLHAEPEVGLELPDTTAYVVQVLQECGYQPEVHPGAGVTAQIPGRDRSRTPTVLRADMDALPVDEQTGPRFAEFASQRQGAMHACGHDLHMAMLLGAARAYADQPPAGDVVLVFQPGEETDRGAVPTLARHQSLQLEAASAFALHVHATWPPHSISYTRGTFMGYGDWFRIDFRGPGGHASQPHLAGNPIEAGARFVLAARALVETLSASEHLVATVTESFMGNTVNVIPGEGRLRGTIRTLSAAQRAALINGLRDAAARAAKDTDTEASFELMEGYPAVVNDGSYVDQMLTTLTATELGTGLTEMTQPSMVIEDFAYFLQRWPGAMVYLGANIEGHTAFNHAGDAVFDESVLATGAALHLMAGDGF, encoded by the coding sequence ATGCATCCCCGGTTGGTCCAGGCGCGCGAGCTGCAGTCCTGGATGGTGACGCACCGGCGACAGCTCCATGCCGAACCCGAGGTCGGCCTGGAGCTCCCCGACACCACCGCGTACGTCGTACAGGTGCTCCAAGAGTGCGGCTACCAGCCCGAGGTCCACCCCGGCGCCGGTGTGACCGCGCAGATTCCGGGACGAGACAGATCACGCACACCCACGGTGCTACGCGCGGACATGGACGCTCTCCCGGTCGACGAGCAGACCGGCCCGAGGTTCGCGGAGTTCGCCTCCCAGCGCCAGGGAGCGATGCATGCGTGCGGACACGACCTGCACATGGCCATGCTGCTGGGCGCGGCGAGGGCCTACGCCGACCAGCCACCAGCGGGCGACGTGGTGCTCGTGTTCCAGCCGGGTGAGGAGACCGACCGGGGAGCCGTGCCCACGCTGGCGCGGCACCAGAGCCTCCAGCTCGAGGCTGCCTCCGCGTTCGCCCTCCATGTCCACGCGACCTGGCCTCCGCACTCGATCAGCTACACACGCGGCACCTTCATGGGGTACGGCGACTGGTTCCGCATCGACTTCCGGGGGCCGGGCGGACACGCCAGCCAGCCCCATCTGGCCGGGAACCCGATCGAAGCCGGTGCCCGCTTCGTGCTGGCCGCACGAGCCCTCGTCGAGACGCTGTCCGCTTCCGAGCACCTGGTGGCCACGGTCACCGAGTCCTTCATGGGCAACACCGTCAACGTCATCCCCGGGGAGGGCAGGCTGCGCGGCACCATCCGCACCCTGAGCGCGGCACAACGGGCTGCCCTGATCAACGGGTTGCGCGACGCCGCCGCGCGCGCCGCGAAGGACACTGACACCGAGGCCTCGTTCGAGCTGATGGAGGGCTACCCGGCGGTCGTCAACGACGGGTCATACGTCGACCAGATGCTCACAACCCTCACGGCCACCGAGCTGGGCACGGGCCTGACCGAGATGACCCAGCCGTCGATGGTCATCGAGGACTTCGCGTACTTCCTCCAACGCTGGCCCGGAGCCATGGTCTACCTCGGCGCGAACATCGAGGGACATACCGCGTTCAACCACGCCGGCGACGCCGTCTTCGACGAGAGTGTGCTGGCCACCGGAGCAGCCCTGCACCTGATGGCCGGAGACGGCTTCTGA
- a CDS encoding PfkB family carbohydrate kinase, whose protein sequence is MTPLICIVGSINEDTTLRVPALPVGGETVMATGRTRSPGGKGANQAAAAAALGARVAFVGAVGGDDAGRAALKSLDSRGIDVSRVAVADESATGAAILLIGDDGENLIVVDAGANAGLRDADVEAAFVGLAPAVTLGQLEVPVSCLVAASRASGSARGGLFLLNPAPMPDDPEGLARLAGLLPMVDILVPNRGELGRLAGRPTPSTPAEVQDCVEALDFAGALVVTLGSEGVLIRDQGEYSSVPAVPVDAIDTSGAGDVFCGVLAYRLAEGDSLAAGVRRANEAAAVSTTMPGAQVPPAFRG, encoded by the coding sequence ATGACGCCGCTGATCTGCATAGTCGGCTCGATCAACGAGGACACCACCTTGCGGGTCCCGGCCCTGCCCGTGGGTGGGGAGACCGTGATGGCGACCGGTCGGACCCGCTCGCCGGGCGGCAAGGGTGCAAACCAGGCGGCTGCGGCGGCCGCGCTGGGCGCCCGCGTGGCCTTCGTCGGGGCGGTCGGGGGCGACGACGCCGGCAGGGCGGCGTTGAAGTCCCTGGACTCACGAGGAATCGACGTGTCTCGTGTCGCGGTTGCCGACGAGTCGGCGACGGGTGCAGCGATCCTGCTCATCGGTGATGACGGGGAGAACCTCATCGTGGTCGACGCCGGTGCCAATGCCGGCCTGCGAGATGCCGACGTCGAGGCTGCGTTCGTCGGCCTCGCGCCCGCGGTCACTCTCGGACAGCTGGAGGTCCCCGTGTCCTGCCTGGTGGCCGCATCGCGCGCGTCGGGTTCGGCGCGGGGCGGGTTGTTTCTCCTCAACCCCGCACCCATGCCGGACGACCCGGAGGGCCTGGCCAGGCTTGCCGGCCTGCTGCCGATGGTCGACATCCTCGTTCCCAACCGCGGCGAGCTGGGCCGGCTCGCGGGGCGCCCGACGCCTTCCACGCCGGCCGAGGTCCAGGACTGCGTGGAGGCACTGGACTTCGCCGGTGCGTTGGTGGTGACACTCGGGTCGGAAGGCGTGCTGATCCGCGATCAGGGCGAGTACAGCTCGGTTCCCGCCGTACCCGTCGACGCCATCGACACCAGTGGTGCCGGGGATGTCTTCTGCGGCGTCCTGGCCTACCGGCTCGCCGAGGGCGACTCCCTGGCAGCTGGCGTACGCCGGGCGAACGAGGCTGCCGCGGTCAGCACCACGATGCCAGGCGCACAGGTGCCTCCAGCCTTCCGCGGCTGA
- a CDS encoding nucleoside hydrolase encodes MPNPTRIVLDCDPGHDDAVAILLALGSPKIELLAVTTTFGNCAVEDATRNAQQVLALARRADVPVAVGAAGPLLGAAHLGNYVHGASGLDGPELPEVVRPPVEESAVELLARTIRESDAPVTIVAIGPITNVARLLQEHGEVADNIGEVIFMGGSSERGNHTPTAEFNTHADPEALDVVLRSGLQVRMVGLNLTHQALATREVVARMSAMDHEVGRTCAAWMGFFGGSYERIWEFDAPPVHDPCTIAALIDPDVIEWRDAFVAVELDGTWTRGTTVVDLFDRYPDRAPNVSVAMRLDAPRYWDLVLASLDELAEAR; translated from the coding sequence ATGCCCAACCCCACCAGGATCGTGTTGGACTGTGATCCCGGCCATGACGACGCCGTGGCGATCCTGCTCGCACTCGGGTCGCCCAAGATCGAGCTGCTCGCCGTGACGACGACCTTCGGCAACTGTGCTGTGGAGGACGCCACCCGCAACGCCCAGCAGGTGCTGGCGCTGGCGCGCCGGGCCGACGTGCCCGTGGCCGTCGGTGCGGCCGGGCCGCTCCTGGGCGCGGCCCATCTCGGCAACTACGTGCATGGCGCCAGCGGCCTGGACGGACCCGAGCTGCCCGAGGTGGTGAGGCCGCCGGTCGAGGAGTCGGCCGTCGAGCTCCTGGCTCGCACGATCCGCGAGTCGGACGCTCCCGTCACGATCGTCGCGATCGGACCGATCACCAACGTCGCCCGGTTGTTGCAGGAGCACGGCGAGGTCGCCGACAACATCGGCGAGGTCATCTTCATGGGCGGCTCGTCCGAACGTGGCAACCACACGCCCACGGCCGAGTTCAACACCCACGCCGACCCGGAGGCCCTGGACGTCGTCCTGCGATCGGGGCTGCAGGTCCGGATGGTCGGCCTCAACCTCACCCATCAGGCGCTGGCCACGCGGGAGGTCGTGGCCCGGATGTCGGCGATGGACCACGAGGTGGGTCGCACCTGCGCCGCGTGGATGGGGTTCTTCGGGGGCTCCTACGAGCGGATCTGGGAGTTCGACGCGCCGCCGGTCCACGATCCGTGCACGATCGCCGCGCTCATCGACCCCGACGTCATCGAGTGGCGCGACGCGTTCGTCGCCGTGGAGCTCGATGGCACCTGGACCCGTGGCACGACGGTGGTCGACCTGTTCGACCGCTACCCCGACCGGGCGCCCAACGTCTCGGTGGCCATGCGGCTGGACGCGCCCAGGTACTGGGATCTGGTGCTGGCGAGCCTGGATGAGCTGGCGGAGGCTCGATGA
- a CDS encoding glutamine amidotransferase encodes MVRVLLTGESWISQATHYKGFDEFSSTTFHTGADAFIAAAALQGIEIEQLYAHDVPQRFPRTVEALSAYDVVILSDIGANSFVLPPEVWLSGQRTDNPLVALAEWTRAGGGLMMAGGYLSFQGFQARANFARSPIADVLPVTMHDFDDRAEVPQGARPAVVDADHPVGQAWPGGAPELLGYNIVEAKEGADVVATVEDDVLIATMKVGSGRSLVWTSDIGPHWCPEPFLAWEGFPAVVGAMLRWLGTGGDA; translated from the coding sequence ATGGTCCGCGTCCTGCTCACAGGAGAGAGCTGGATCTCTCAAGCCACCCACTACAAGGGTTTCGACGAGTTCTCCAGCACCACGTTCCACACCGGGGCCGACGCCTTCATCGCCGCGGCTGCGTTGCAGGGGATCGAGATCGAGCAGTTGTACGCCCACGACGTTCCCCAGCGGTTCCCACGCACGGTCGAGGCGTTGTCGGCGTACGACGTGGTGATCCTCTCCGACATCGGGGCCAACAGCTTCGTACTCCCGCCCGAGGTCTGGCTGAGCGGCCAGCGGACGGACAATCCACTGGTGGCACTGGCCGAGTGGACCCGGGCGGGTGGCGGACTGATGATGGCGGGGGGCTACCTGAGCTTCCAGGGCTTCCAGGCCCGCGCCAACTTCGCGCGCTCGCCGATCGCCGACGTCCTGCCCGTCACGATGCACGACTTCGACGACCGGGCCGAAGTTCCGCAGGGCGCGCGACCTGCCGTGGTCGACGCCGACCACCCGGTGGGACAAGCCTGGCCCGGCGGCGCTCCGGAGCTGCTCGGCTACAACATCGTCGAGGCAAAGGAAGGCGCCGACGTCGTTGCCACGGTCGAGGACGACGTCCTGATTGCCACCATGAAGGTCGGCAGCGGCCGCTCCCTGGTGTGGACGTCGGACATCGGGCCGCACTGGTGCCCCGAGCCGTTCCTGGCGTGGGAAGGCTTCCCCGCTGTTGTCGGAGCCATGCTCCGCTGGCTGGGAACGGGCGGGGACGCCTGA
- a CDS encoding ABC transporter permease: MNANATDSTADQSADRSRIRRGARHEFIGKHFGVLSIGVVFLVLFSFFSIQADAFLTTNNLVNVLRQIAPTVIVAVAMTFVITTGAIDLSVGSIVGLTAAALAIFAETGNAVLALVMTIGIGLGIGLINGALTAFGRLQSFIVTLAALTAVRGIALLITDGYSTPITSTFLLPLGQGKFLGLYTPTWIAVLTVVGGWYVFSQTRFGRYIVAVGSNAESLRRSGVDIRKIQLAALALTGLFAGLAGVITAARLASGSSNSGTAFELEVITAVVLGGTSLMGGRGSILGSAIGALTLGIISNGLVLLRVDVYWVPIVQGTILIVAIFLNSKLFGRIVSGHS, encoded by the coding sequence GTGAACGCGAATGCCACCGACAGCACTGCCGATCAGTCTGCCGACCGTAGCCGGATCAGGCGGGGGGCACGCCACGAGTTCATCGGCAAGCACTTCGGGGTGCTGTCGATCGGCGTCGTGTTCCTCGTCCTCTTCTCCTTCTTCAGCATCCAGGCCGATGCGTTCCTGACGACGAACAACCTGGTCAATGTGCTGCGTCAGATCGCGCCGACGGTCATCGTCGCGGTCGCGATGACCTTCGTGATCACGACCGGTGCCATCGATCTGTCCGTCGGCTCGATCGTCGGGCTCACGGCGGCGGCGCTGGCCATCTTCGCCGAGACCGGGAATGCGGTGCTCGCCCTCGTGATGACGATCGGCATCGGCCTCGGGATCGGCCTGATCAACGGCGCGCTCACCGCCTTCGGTCGGTTGCAGTCCTTCATCGTCACGCTGGCGGCGCTGACCGCGGTGCGCGGGATCGCGCTGCTGATCACCGACGGCTACAGCACTCCCATCACCTCGACATTCCTCCTGCCGTTGGGCCAGGGCAAGTTCCTCGGCCTCTACACGCCGACCTGGATCGCGGTCCTGACGGTCGTCGGCGGGTGGTACGTCTTCAGCCAGACCCGGTTCGGCCGCTACATCGTGGCGGTGGGCTCCAACGCCGAGTCGTTGCGTCGTTCCGGCGTCGACATCCGCAAGATCCAGCTCGCCGCCCTGGCCCTGACCGGGCTGTTCGCCGGACTCGCTGGCGTCATCACCGCCGCGCGCCTTGCGAGCGGCTCGTCGAACTCGGGTACGGCGTTCGAGCTCGAGGTCATCACGGCTGTCGTCCTCGGCGGCACCAGCCTGATGGGCGGTCGCGGCTCGATCCTCGGCTCGGCCATCGGCGCTCTCACCCTCGGCATCATCAGCAACGGCCTCGTGCTGCTGCGCGTCGACGTCTACTGGGTGCCGATCGTCCAGGGCACGATCCTGATCGTGGCGATCTTCCTCAACAGCAAGCTCTTCGGTCGCATCGTGAGCGGACACTCGTGA
- a CDS encoding ATP-binding cassette domain-containing protein, translated as MTVERVEMLEIRKSYGALDVLKGVNLQVAPGEVIGLIGDNGAGKSTLMKMLAGAVIPDSGRILIDGVELTGTGPRAARAHGIEMVYQDLALCNDLDVASNLFLGREKYHPLTRRLDHNRMHAEAADDLARLHIRITNTRQTVGNMSGGQRQAIAIARAVTFEPKVLVLDEPTAALAAREVEMTLQLIRDVSSRGVSVVLITHRLQDLFEVADRFVVLYEGVNHTEMAPSETDLTGLVHAMMGK; from the coding sequence ATGACGGTCGAACGGGTCGAAATGCTCGAAATCCGCAAGAGCTACGGTGCGCTCGACGTACTCAAGGGAGTCAACCTCCAGGTCGCGCCCGGTGAGGTGATCGGGCTGATCGGCGACAACGGCGCCGGGAAGTCCACCTTGATGAAGATGCTGGCCGGAGCCGTCATCCCGGACTCCGGCCGCATCCTCATCGACGGTGTCGAGCTGACCGGGACAGGTCCCCGAGCGGCCCGAGCGCACGGGATCGAGATGGTCTACCAGGACCTGGCGCTGTGCAACGACCTCGATGTGGCCAGCAACCTATTCCTGGGCCGGGAGAAGTACCACCCCCTCACCCGCCGCCTCGACCACAACCGCATGCACGCCGAGGCCGCCGACGACCTGGCCCGTCTGCATATCCGGATCACCAACACGCGCCAGACCGTTGGCAACATGTCCGGGGGGCAACGCCAGGCGATAGCGATCGCGCGGGCGGTGACCTTCGAGCCAAAGGTTCTCGTGCTCGACGAGCCGACCGCCGCACTTGCCGCTCGCGAGGTCGAGATGACTCTGCAGCTGATCCGCGACGTGTCCTCTCGCGGTGTCAGCGTCGTCCTCATCACGCACCGGTTGCAGGATCTCTTCGAGGTCGCCGACAGGTTCGTCGTGCTCTACGAAGGCGTCAACCACACGGAGATGGCGCCCTCCGAAACCGACCTCACCGGTCTCGTCCACGCGATGATGGGGAAGTGA
- a CDS encoding substrate-binding domain-containing protein, whose protein sequence is MVPQQPRFCSFSGLQNCPVTPDRADREIVAEPFTTPTGNANIRLLGNRLPTLSLEAMMKTSTRSRVRLGSAVAASAVLVLAGCSTGNEEPSSTANDADSSGDCVIGMTQINQTAAFFTQMNEGAQEAADAAGCDLTIANANNDSAKQNSDIENFVSQGVTALIVVAIDVNGVVPAVNAAKDAGIRVAAIDAELEEGLADTFVGVDNDKAGAEAGQWVVDQGLADGKSYGVVDARNSFIQNQREDSFRKIVDAAGATYTQSVNGDNVQEKAATAAQNLVTAQENLDFVYTTGEPATVGAVAALDPSGATKVIGWDLTAEVIAGIDGGLVTAVIQQNPKQEGVEAVNELKAILGGAEAKGFVDVPIAIVTTDNVDDYRSIFE, encoded by the coding sequence GTGGTCCCGCAGCAGCCACGCTTCTGCTCCTTCTCTGGACTCCAGAACTGCCCCGTCACGCCTGATCGAGCCGATCGGGAAATTGTGGCGGAACCCTTTACGACGCCGACCGGGAACGCTAACATCAGATTACTCGGCAATCGATTACCCACACTCTCGCTGGAGGCAATGATGAAGACCTCTACCCGCTCCCGGGTCCGTCTCGGGTCTGCAGTCGCCGCATCGGCCGTACTCGTCCTGGCCGGGTGCAGCACGGGCAATGAAGAGCCGTCGAGCACGGCGAACGATGCCGACTCGAGCGGCGACTGCGTGATCGGCATGACGCAGATCAACCAGACTGCCGCGTTCTTCACTCAGATGAACGAGGGCGCTCAGGAGGCGGCCGACGCTGCTGGCTGCGACCTCACGATCGCCAACGCGAACAACGACTCAGCCAAGCAGAACAGCGACATCGAGAACTTCGTCTCCCAGGGAGTCACCGCTCTGATCGTGGTCGCCATCGACGTGAACGGCGTCGTGCCCGCGGTCAACGCCGCGAAGGATGCCGGCATCAGGGTGGCGGCCATCGATGCCGAACTGGAGGAGGGCCTGGCAGACACGTTCGTCGGTGTCGACAACGACAAGGCGGGCGCCGAGGCCGGTCAATGGGTCGTCGACCAGGGCCTGGCCGACGGCAAGAGCTACGGCGTCGTGGACGCACGCAACTCGTTCATCCAGAACCAACGCGAGGACAGCTTCCGCAAGATCGTGGACGCGGCCGGTGCGACGTACACCCAGAGCGTGAACGGGGACAACGTGCAGGAGAAGGCCGCGACGGCGGCCCAGAACCTGGTCACGGCCCAGGAGAACCTCGACTTCGTCTACACGACCGGCGAGCCGGCCACGGTGGGCGCGGTCGCGGCTCTGGACCCCAGTGGCGCCACCAAGGTGATCGGCTGGGACCTCACCGCCGAGGTAATCGCCGGCATCGACGGCGGCCTCGTGACCGCCGTCATCCAGCAGAACCCGAAGCAGGAGGGCGTCGAGGCGGTCAACGAGCTCAAGGCGATCCTTGGCGGCGCCGAGGCGAAGGGCTTCGTCGATGTCCCGATCGCGATCGTGACCACCGACAACGTCGACGACTACCGCTCGATCTTCGAGTGA
- a CDS encoding LacI family DNA-binding transcriptional regulator — protein sequence MADVARRAGVSTATVSRTLSGIRAVDPDLQSRVLSAADALGYRVNLVGRALRQRRSSTVGLIVPDFENPFFSSLAQHLTKAFAAPGIDLLVFSADSSIDRELRGVHSFIGRQVDALVIIPVDEVESAASISLAASSVATIQLDRRVPGTGAHSVGVSNRRGMRLVHEHVHSAVDLARQPVAFVGAMPTSSSGHERLDGFRRWFGADEPSLLGSFDAAWGQEAATRLIADGWTSGTIVTAADVIAIGLMSRLQAAGFSVPGDFRVIGFDGIGMVRLASPTLTTVRQPVESMSQAIRELVESGGQTANGEPVSKRIKPQLVLGASSPAAG from the coding sequence ATGGCTGACGTCGCTCGCCGGGCCGGGGTCTCCACAGCCACGGTTTCCCGCACGCTCAGCGGTATTCGAGCGGTCGATCCGGATCTTCAGAGCCGGGTGCTGTCCGCTGCGGACGCGCTGGGCTACCGGGTCAACCTGGTGGGGCGGGCCCTGCGCCAGCGCCGCAGCTCGACCGTCGGGTTGATCGTTCCGGACTTCGAGAACCCGTTCTTCTCCTCACTCGCCCAGCACCTCACGAAGGCGTTCGCCGCACCCGGCATCGACCTGCTGGTCTTCAGCGCTGACAGCTCAATCGACCGCGAGCTGCGCGGCGTGCACTCGTTCATCGGACGTCAGGTCGACGCGCTGGTGATCATTCCCGTCGACGAGGTCGAGAGTGCCGCGAGCATCTCCCTCGCCGCGTCCTCGGTCGCGACGATCCAGCTCGACCGTCGCGTACCCGGCACCGGGGCTCATTCCGTCGGCGTGAGCAACCGGCGCGGGATGCGGCTCGTGCACGAGCACGTGCACTCGGCGGTCGACCTGGCTCGTCAGCCGGTCGCGTTCGTCGGCGCCATGCCGACCTCGTCGTCAGGGCACGAGCGTCTCGACGGTTTCCGCAGGTGGTTCGGGGCCGACGAGCCGAGCCTGCTGGGCTCCTTCGACGCAGCGTGGGGCCAAGAGGCTGCGACGAGGCTGATCGCTGACGGCTGGACGAGCGGCACGATCGTGACCGCTGCCGACGTGATCGCGATCGGACTGATGAGTCGGCTGCAGGCCGCCGGCTTCAGCGTTCCCGGCGACTTCCGGGTGATCGGGTTCGACGGGATCGGCATGGTCCGCCTCGCCAGCCCGACCCTGACCACCGTCCGGCAACCGGTTGAGTCCATGTCGCAGGCCATCCGCGAGCTCGTGGAGAGTGGCGGACAGACCGCGAACGGCGAACCCGTCTCGAAGCGGATCAAGCCCCAGCTCGTCCTCGGCGCCTCGAGTCCCGCCGCCGGTTGA